Proteins co-encoded in one Bacteroidales bacterium genomic window:
- the pnuC gene encoding nicotinamide riboside transporter PnuC — protein sequence MNFASNAIHWLLTHYLEIIAVATGLLYILFTIREKTLLWLFGIISSAIYIWIFYKSKIFAYSLLYIYYVIIGFYGWYNWAGKKEGSGNNSLLIRHTPVKWLAGCIVSTVLIAIPVYFILIRFTDSDMALLDAVLTSGGMVATWMLTQKFVEQWLFWIILNALSLSAMLYKSLYPSAVLFLVYDVLAVKGFFDWKKEIQTRNK from the coding sequence ATGAATTTCGCTTCAAATGCCATTCACTGGTTACTAACACATTATCTGGAGATTATCGCTGTAGCGACAGGATTGCTTTATATCCTGTTCACTATCCGTGAGAAAACTCTGCTCTGGTTATTTGGCATAATTTCTTCTGCGATTTATATATGGATCTTTTATAAGTCGAAAATTTTCGCGTATTCTCTTCTCTATATTTATTATGTGATTATTGGTTTTTATGGATGGTATAACTGGGCAGGAAAAAAAGAGGGAAGCGGAAACAATTCTTTATTAATAAGGCATACTCCCGTAAAATGGCTTGCCGGTTGCATCGTTTCAACCGTACTTATCGCAATCCCTGTGTATTTCATTCTGATCAGGTTCACTGATTCTGATATGGCTCTTCTGGATGCTGTCCTTACTTCAGGAGGTATGGTTGCAACCTGGATGCTTACGCAAAAATTCGTCGAGCAATGGCTTTTCTGGATAATTCTGAATGCGTTATCCTTGTCTGCTATGTTGTATAAATCACTTTATCCCAGTGCTGTTCTTTTCCTGGTTTATGATGTGCTGGCCGTTAAAGGTTTTTTCGACTGGAAAAAAGAAATTCAAACCCGTAATAAATGA
- a CDS encoding THUMP domain-containing protein: protein MAEYIAKTLFGFEKILADELQEIGASGIKLLSRAVSFEGDKKVLYLANFKLRTALKILVPLTEAEIGNEQQLYDFIRTIRWDRFMGVNDTLAVDVSMNTGLFSHSQYIAQKIKDAVVDQFRDKFGSRPSVDLDNPVLRINAHISDRNIKIARDSSGDSLHRRGYRVKQGPAPLNEVLAAGLVRLSGWKKNTPLVDFMCGSGTIAIEAAMMAADIWPGDIRAEYGFRKWKDYDPNIFNAIVNEKKRELKNNEISIEASDISADAVRLAIRHSQNAGVFKYIRFNTMHLADVVPPDAPGTVILNPPYGERIVQQNLNDLYKTIGDKLKKDFSGFDAWILSSNAEAMKNVGLHPSPRIQVYNGQLECRFNHYSLYQGSKKAPKTSDS from the coding sequence ATGGCGGAATATATTGCCAAAACTCTTTTCGGATTTGAAAAAATACTGGCTGATGAACTGCAGGAAATCGGTGCATCGGGAATTAAATTATTAAGCAGGGCAGTGAGTTTTGAAGGTGACAAAAAAGTCTTGTACCTCGCAAATTTTAAATTACGAACGGCTCTCAAAATACTGGTTCCATTGACTGAGGCGGAAATTGGAAATGAACAGCAGCTTTATGATTTTATAAGAACCATCCGGTGGGACCGTTTCATGGGAGTTAACGACACCCTGGCTGTTGATGTATCAATGAACACAGGGCTTTTCTCACATTCTCAATATATAGCGCAAAAAATCAAAGATGCTGTTGTGGATCAATTTCGCGACAAATTTGGAAGCCGTCCTTCAGTTGACCTGGATAATCCGGTTTTAAGGATTAACGCGCATATAAGTGACCGCAATATAAAAATTGCACGCGATAGCAGTGGTGATTCTTTGCACAGAAGAGGATACAGGGTTAAGCAGGGTCCTGCCCCGTTGAATGAGGTACTCGCTGCAGGGCTTGTGCGATTATCAGGGTGGAAAAAAAATACTCCGCTGGTCGATTTTATGTGTGGCTCGGGAACGATTGCAATAGAAGCAGCCATGATGGCAGCAGATATTTGGCCGGGCGACATTCGTGCTGAATATGGTTTCAGGAAATGGAAAGATTACGATCCGAATATTTTTAACGCCATTGTAAATGAAAAGAAAAGAGAATTGAAGAATAATGAAATCAGCATAGAAGCTTCTGATATTTCAGCAGATGCTGTAAGGCTCGCTATTCGCCATTCCCAAAATGCAGGTGTTTTTAAATACATCCGGTTCAATACAATGCACCTTGCAGATGTGGTTCCGCCTGATGCTCCGGGAACTGTTATTCTGAACCCTCCTTATGGTGAAAGGATTGTACAGCAAAATCTTAACGACTTATATAAAACTATCGGGGATAAACTAAAAAAGGACTTTTCGGGTTTTGATGCATGGATTCTGAGTTCTAATGCAGAGGCTATGAAAAATGTTGGTTTGCATCCTTCTCCCCGGATACAGGTTTATAATGGACAGCTTGAATGCAGGTTTAATCACTATTCACTGTACCAGGGATCAAAAAAGGCACCAAAAACAAGCGATTCGTAA
- the rpsA gene encoding 30S ribosomal protein S1, with protein sequence MVENLENNLEQQPADQAENQVQQAENSIENEPKKEKAKKVAEPVAVDANLESDPGFDWTKYEEGDYQSEFKKSDLERMYNDTLSAIKVNEVVDGTVISMNKREVVVNIGYKSEGVVSLNEFRYDPDLKIGDKVEVYIESQEDKKGQLVLSHKKARALKSWDRVNESLEKDEIIKGYIKCRTKGGMIVDVFGIEAFLPGSQIDVKPIRDYDVYVGKTMEFKVVKINHEFKNVVVSHKALIEAELEQQKKEIIAKLEKGQILEGTVKNITSYGVFIDLGGVDGLIHITDLSWGRINHPEEIVQLDQKLQVVILDFDDEKKRIALGLKQLTPHPWDSLDANLKVGDKVKGKVVVMADYGAFIEIAPGVEGLIHVSEMSWSQHLRSAQEFLKVGDEVEAVILTLDREERKMSLGMKQLKTDPWEKIEEKYPVGSRHTSKVRNFTNFGVFVEIEEGVDGLIHISDLSWTRKIKHPAEFTSIGENIEVVVLEIDKENRRLSLGHKQLEENPWDVFETVFTVDSVHEGTIIEMTDKGAVVALPYGVEGFVTPKHLIKEDGKPAKLDEKLPFKVIEFSKGSKKIIVSHSRIHEDAKRATSESERKASSEATSKATKKLKTSMEKTTLGDITDLAAIKDEMEKKESKRKKSEKKATETDENQAENE encoded by the coding sequence ATGGTTGAAAATTTGGAAAATAACCTGGAGCAGCAGCCTGCAGATCAGGCAGAGAACCAGGTTCAGCAAGCTGAAAACTCAATTGAGAACGAACCCAAAAAAGAAAAGGCAAAAAAAGTGGCAGAACCTGTTGCAGTAGATGCCAATCTCGAATCTGATCCGGGATTTGACTGGACTAAGTACGAAGAAGGTGACTATCAGTCAGAATTCAAAAAGTCGGATCTTGAAAGAATGTACAACGACACCCTCAGCGCCATTAAGGTGAATGAGGTTGTTGATGGAACCGTTATTTCCATGAACAAGCGTGAAGTTGTTGTTAACATCGGTTACAAGTCAGAAGGTGTGGTGAGCCTGAACGAATTCAGGTATGATCCCGATCTGAAAATCGGTGATAAGGTTGAAGTGTATATTGAGAGCCAGGAAGACAAAAAAGGACAGCTGGTTCTTTCACATAAAAAAGCGAGAGCCCTCAAATCATGGGACAGGGTTAATGAATCGCTTGAAAAAGATGAAATTATTAAGGGATATATCAAGTGCCGTACCAAGGGTGGTATGATCGTTGATGTATTCGGTATCGAAGCATTCCTCCCGGGCTCACAGATCGATGTGAAGCCGATCAGGGATTATGATGTATATGTTGGAAAAACAATGGAATTCAAGGTGGTTAAAATCAATCATGAATTCAAGAACGTTGTTGTTTCTCATAAGGCTCTTATTGAAGCTGAACTCGAACAGCAGAAGAAAGAGATTATTGCCAAACTTGAAAAAGGCCAGATCCTCGAAGGAACTGTCAAGAACATTACATCATATGGTGTATTCATTGATCTTGGCGGTGTTGACGGACTGATCCATATTACCGACCTTTCATGGGGAAGAATCAACCATCCTGAAGAAATTGTTCAGCTTGATCAGAAACTCCAGGTTGTTATTCTTGATTTCGATGATGAGAAAAAGAGAATTGCACTGGGTCTGAAACAGCTTACCCCGCATCCCTGGGATTCACTTGATGCCAACCTGAAAGTGGGCGACAAAGTGAAAGGAAAGGTAGTTGTGATGGCCGACTATGGTGCATTCATTGAAATAGCACCGGGCGTTGAAGGTCTTATCCATGTATCAGAAATGTCATGGTCACAGCACCTGCGCAGTGCACAGGAATTCCTTAAAGTGGGTGACGAAGTGGAAGCCGTTATTCTTACGCTTGACCGCGAAGAGCGCAAGATGTCACTCGGTATGAAACAACTGAAGACTGACCCGTGGGAAAAGATTGAAGAAAAATATCCTGTTGGCAGCAGACATACTTCAAAAGTTCGTAACTTTACAAACTTCGGTGTATTTGTTGAAATAGAAGAAGGTGTTGATGGCCTGATCCATATTTCCGACCTTTCATGGACAAGGAAAATCAAACATCCGGCTGAATTCACAAGCATCGGGGAAAATATTGAAGTGGTAGTACTTGAAATAGATAAGGAAAACAGGAGATTAAGCCTTGGCCATAAACAGCTTGAGGAAAACCCCTGGGATGTATTCGAAACAGTGTTTACTGTAGATTCTGTTCATGAAGGTACTATTATTGAAATGACTGATAAAGGTGCAGTAGTTGCCCTTCCGTATGGTGTGGAAGGTTTTGTAACTCCCAAGCATCTGATTAAGGAAGATGGAAAACCGGCTAAGCTGGATGAAAAACTTCCTTTTAAAGTGATTGAATTCTCAAAGGGTTCAAAGAAGATCATTGTTTCGCACAGCAGAATTCATGAAGATGCAAAAAGAGCAACCTCTGAGTCTGAAAGGAAAGCTTCATCGGAAGCTACTTCAAAAGCAACCAAGAAATTGAAAACCAGCATGGAAAAAACCACGCTTGGTGATATCACTGACCTGGCTGCTATAAAGGATGAGATGGAAAAGAAAGAATCAAAGAGGAAGAAGAGCGAGAAGAAGGCTACGGAAACAGATGAAAACCAGGCTGAAAACGAATAA
- a CDS encoding STAS domain-containing protein, with protein sequence MEFKIEKLRNYTLIQVLEEKLDTHIAPTLKSELVLVSGNGEKNIVLDLSKCRYCDSSGLSAILVANRLCKNANGTFVLTGLNDAVERLITISQLDTVLNIAGSVEEAVKLFAETAS encoded by the coding sequence ATGGAATTCAAAATCGAAAAGCTCCGGAATTATACGTTAATTCAGGTATTAGAGGAGAAACTTGATACTCATATCGCTCCGACACTAAAATCTGAGCTTGTTCTGGTATCAGGAAACGGTGAAAAGAATATTGTTCTTGACCTGAGCAAGTGCCGTTACTGTGATTCATCGGGGCTTAGTGCGATTTTGGTAGCCAACAGATTATGCAAAAACGCTAACGGTACTTTCGTTCTCACCGGCCTTAATGACGCCGTAGAACGCCTGATTACCATCTCACAGCTTGACACTGTGTTGAATATTGCAGGTTCAGTTGAAGAGGCTGTAAAGCTCTTCGCTGAAACCGCAAGTTAG
- a CDS encoding ribonuclease Z — MSFNVTILGSSSAIPTVKRFPTAQVLNVHERFFLIDCGEGTQIQLRRFSVNIARINHLFISHLHGDHIFGLFGLLSSYTLLGRKTDFHIFAHRDLEPTLNHYKEYFGKELTFKIIFHPFLANKKTEIYDDRHMTVEILPLRHSVPVAGFVFREKQRLLNIRKDAISQYGIGIRDIRNIKEGKDFITATGEIIKNNVLTMPPYKPRSYAFCTDTSCFSKLTGWLKDIDLLYFEATFSNADKKLAKITGHSTSVQAAQLAKDACVGKLIMGHFSTRYKSVSDLAKEAKEIFPESYTVEDGENYAVKQVRIESPA; from the coding sequence ATGTCTTTTAATGTAACGATCCTGGGAAGCAGCTCTGCTATTCCCACAGTAAAAAGATTTCCAACCGCTCAGGTACTTAATGTACATGAGCGGTTTTTTTTAATTGATTGCGGTGAAGGAACCCAGATCCAATTGAGACGCTTTTCAGTTAATATTGCCAGGATAAACCATTTGTTTATCAGTCATCTTCACGGCGATCATATATTTGGCCTTTTTGGACTTCTTTCATCGTACACATTACTCGGACGCAAAACCGATTTCCATATTTTTGCCCACCGCGACCTGGAACCCACTCTGAACCATTACAAAGAATATTTCGGCAAAGAGCTTACCTTCAAAATCATCTTTCATCCTTTTCTTGCCAATAAAAAAACAGAGATATATGACGACCGGCATATGACGGTTGAAATCCTTCCTCTGCGCCATTCAGTGCCAGTTGCCGGTTTTGTTTTCAGGGAAAAGCAAAGACTTCTGAACATCCGTAAAGATGCAATTTCACAATACGGGATCGGAATCAGGGATATCCGGAATATTAAGGAAGGAAAAGATTTCATAACCGCTACCGGAGAAATCATAAAGAACAATGTTCTGACAATGCCTCCTTATAAGCCACGGTCCTATGCCTTCTGCACCGATACGTCCTGTTTCAGCAAGCTTACCGGATGGCTGAAGGATATTGATCTTTTATATTTTGAGGCTACCTTCTCAAACGCAGACAAAAAACTGGCTAAAATAACCGGGCATTCTACTTCGGTTCAGGCGGCTCAGCTGGCTAAGGATGCCTGTGTGGGAAAACTCATTATGGGACATTTTTCAACCAGGTATAAAAGTGTTTCGGATTTAGCCAAAGAAGCAAAGGAAATCTTCCCTGAGTCGTACACAGTTGAAGATGGTGAAAATTATGCCGTAAAACAGGTTCGTATAGAATCACCGGCGTAA
- the guaA gene encoding glutamine-hydrolyzing GMP synthase — protein sequence MEEKIIILDFGSQYTQLIARRVRELNVYCEIWPFNSQKVIDQSVKGIILSGSPSSVRDKNAPIPDLKTVKGKMPILGICYGAQYLSHYFGGEVAPSASREYGRASLNITKTDCRLFRGIKNNSQVWMSHGDTIVTLPEGYHIAGNTEDVPIGAFEVQGESTYGIQFHPEVYHTTEGLAILRNFVVDICGCRQNWTPESFIHESIAKLKEMLGNDKVVLGLSGGVDSSVASILLHRAIGNNLTCIFVDNGLLRKNEFEKVLASYKHMGLNVVGVDAGAMFLDDLKGVYEPEQKRKIIGRNFITVFDKEAHKIKDVKWLAQGTIYPDVIESVSVNGPSATIKSHHNVGGLPEKMHLKVVEPLKLLFKDEVRRVGKALNIDPLILNRHPFPGPGLAIRIISDITPEKVRILQEVDDIFIGGLRDFNLYDSVWQAAAILLPVQSVGVMGDERTYENVVALRAVTSTDGMTADWAQLPYDFLAHISNRIINKVKGVNRVVYDISSKPPATIEWE from the coding sequence GTGGAAGAAAAAATAATCATTTTAGATTTCGGTTCACAGTATACCCAGTTAATCGCCCGCAGGGTGAGGGAACTCAATGTATATTGCGAAATATGGCCTTTCAATTCTCAGAAAGTGATTGACCAGTCAGTAAAAGGTATCATCCTTTCAGGAAGCCCTTCGTCAGTGCGTGATAAAAATGCCCCGATCCCTGATCTTAAAACTGTCAAGGGTAAAATGCCCATACTTGGCATTTGCTATGGCGCCCAGTATCTTTCGCATTATTTCGGCGGTGAGGTTGCTCCTTCCGCTTCACGTGAATACGGCAGGGCAAGCCTGAATATTACTAAAACCGATTGCCGTCTTTTCAGGGGGATAAAGAATAATTCGCAGGTATGGATGTCGCATGGCGACACCATTGTTACTCTCCCTGAAGGTTACCATATTGCCGGAAACACAGAAGATGTGCCTATCGGTGCTTTTGAAGTGCAGGGCGAAAGCACATACGGCATACAGTTCCATCCTGAAGTTTATCATACTACCGAAGGACTGGCTATTCTCCGCAATTTTGTAGTTGATATTTGCGGCTGCCGTCAGAACTGGACACCCGAATCCTTTATCCATGAGTCTATAGCCAAGCTTAAGGAAATGCTCGGAAACGACAAGGTAGTTCTGGGTCTTTCCGGCGGTGTGGATTCATCTGTAGCTTCCATACTTCTGCACAGGGCAATTGGTAATAACCTTACCTGCATTTTTGTAGATAACGGGTTATTGCGAAAAAACGAATTTGAAAAAGTGCTGGCCTCCTATAAGCATATGGGCTTAAATGTAGTGGGAGTGGATGCAGGGGCTATGTTCCTCGATGACCTTAAAGGTGTTTATGAACCTGAACAAAAAAGGAAGATCATCGGGAGGAATTTCATTACAGTATTCGATAAGGAAGCCCATAAGATAAAAGATGTTAAGTGGCTTGCCCAGGGAACCATATATCCCGACGTAATCGAGTCGGTTTCTGTAAATGGTCCTTCAGCCACCATAAAATCGCACCATAATGTAGGAGGTTTACCCGAGAAAATGCATCTCAAAGTGGTTGAACCTTTGAAATTGCTGTTTAAAGATGAAGTGCGACGAGTAGGGAAGGCTCTTAACATTGATCCTCTGATTCTCAACAGGCACCCGTTCCCGGGACCGGGACTTGCCATCCGTATCATAAGCGACATAACCCCTGAGAAAGTAAGAATTCTTCAGGAAGTGGATGATATTTTCATTGGCGGTCTGCGCGATTTTAACCTGTACGACAGTGTATGGCAGGCAGCTGCCATTCTTCTTCCGGTGCAATCGGTAGGCGTTATGGGTGATGAACGAACTTATGAAAACGTTGTTGCCCTAAGGGCTGTAACATCTACAGACGGGATGACTGCTGACTGGGCACAACTTCCTTATGATTTTCTTGCACATATTTCCAACCGGATCATCAATAAAGTAAAGGGAGTTAATCGGGTTGTATACGATATCAGTTCAAAGCCTCCTGCAACTATTGAATGGGAATAA
- a CDS encoding ATP-binding protein — protein sequence MIRVALTGPECTGKSTLTVQLAEHYNAPYFSEYARDFIGSLQREYTYDDVVHIAEVQRRQAKQDVPSGAGIAFFDTYLIITKVWFNVVFGKYPGWIDEELKSGTIDLYLLCNTEIPWTADDVRENGGEMREKLYSIYEKELQDKGCRYAVITGTDSERLIHAIEAIERFFPDICS from the coding sequence ATGATCCGGGTTGCACTTACCGGTCCGGAATGCACCGGAAAATCTACCCTCACGGTTCAGCTGGCAGAACATTATAATGCCCCTTATTTCTCTGAATATGCAAGAGATTTTATCGGATCACTTCAGCGCGAGTATACTTACGATGATGTGGTGCATATTGCAGAAGTGCAGAGGAGGCAGGCAAAACAGGATGTTCCTTCCGGAGCAGGGATAGCCTTTTTTGATACTTATCTCATCATTACCAAGGTCTGGTTTAATGTGGTTTTCGGAAAATATCCCGGATGGATTGATGAAGAATTAAAAAGCGGAACTATCGATCTTTACCTGCTTTGTAATACAGAAATTCCCTGGACGGCAGACGATGTAAGGGAAAATGGCGGTGAGATGCGTGAAAAACTTTACTCGATATATGAGAAAGAGCTTCAGGATAAGGGTTGCCGGTATGCTGTAATTACAGGGACAGATTCTGAACGGTTAATTCACGCCATTGAAGCTATTGAACGATTTTTTCCGGATATTTGCTCATAA
- a CDS encoding SiaB family protein kinase: MSFNLQEYYSNLSKGDVILAYKGSITSELINDILEGVEKKLEEADADSKLRKKIYNVLVESLQNLFHHIETTHEGLEEPLDPKFGVLVVTREQDYYRVTTGNFINSRRIKFLKEKIDKINSLSKDELKDMYKFILNHQKLSAKGGGGLGLVDIARKSGNKLEYEFFNYNDNYYFFNLTITI, translated from the coding sequence ATGAGCTTTAATTTACAGGAATACTACTCCAATCTCAGTAAGGGTGATGTTATACTGGCTTACAAAGGAAGTATCACATCAGAACTTATAAACGACATTCTTGAAGGTGTTGAAAAGAAGCTCGAGGAGGCTGATGCTGACAGCAAACTTCGGAAGAAAATCTACAATGTGCTGGTTGAAAGTCTGCAAAATCTTTTTCATCACATAGAGACAACACACGAAGGCCTTGAAGAACCGCTTGATCCTAAGTTCGGAGTTCTTGTTGTTACACGTGAACAGGATTACTACAGGGTTACAACGGGAAATTTCATTAATTCCCGTCGCATTAAATTCCTTAAAGAGAAAATTGATAAAATAAATTCTCTTTCAAAAGATGAGCTTAAGGATATGTATAAATTTATCCTGAACCATCAGAAACTTTCTGCAAAAGGCGGTGGCGGACTGGGACTGGTTGATATAGCTAGGAAATCAGGAAACAAACTTGAATACGAGTTCTTTAATTATAACGATAATTATTATTTTTTCAATCTTACTATTACGATTTAA
- a CDS encoding S41 family peptidase — protein MNKLLRYVLVACIVGTGSVSGYSQMFNEQTYKFGKVLEWIEKYYVDTVNENSLVEHAITELLKDLDPHSSYLTKDEVAQLNEPLQGNFEGIGVSFNILNDTVYIISPVAGGPSDKAGVLSGDRLIKVDGKNIAGTGIKSDDVFAMLRGKKGSKVTISLLRRGNSELLDYDIIRDKIPIYSIDATYKVSEDIGYIKVNRFSMTTMDEFTKALSELKKENVKNLILDLTGNGGGYLEVAIKLADQFLDAGKLILYTQGINSPKKEYYATREGLFEKGHLVILIDEGSASASEILSGAIQDWDRGIIVGRRSYGKGLVQKPLLLPDQSMIRLTVAKYYTPTGRLIQKPYNMSRDDYEKDLINRYNKGELAHKDSIHFADSLKYYTLKNTRLVYGGGGIMPDYFVSIDTSHYTDYYQQLVRKRVIDQFVLEYVDINRRNLISKYKDIESFKNYFEIDQPLFDNFIKFGTDKGIAFNEKDFQLSKEQLAALIKAYMARDLWTNSEFYEVINDTEPKFQTAVTILKNWDKYEAMLLNKK, from the coding sequence ATGAATAAGTTATTGCGTTATGTACTGGTTGCCTGTATAGTTGGTACGGGTTCAGTCAGTGGGTATTCACAGATGTTCAATGAACAGACCTATAAATTCGGCAAAGTCCTTGAATGGATCGAAAAGTACTATGTGGATACTGTTAATGAGAATTCATTGGTGGAACATGCCATTACCGAACTGCTGAAAGATCTTGACCCGCATTCCTCCTATCTTACAAAAGATGAGGTTGCCCAGCTCAATGAGCCATTACAGGGCAATTTTGAAGGAATCGGAGTTTCATTTAATATTCTCAATGACACGGTTTACATCATTTCTCCGGTAGCGGGGGGACCTTCGGATAAGGCCGGAGTACTTAGCGGTGACCGTCTGATTAAAGTGGATGGAAAAAATATAGCCGGAACCGGCATTAAGTCGGATGATGTTTTTGCCATGCTCAGGGGAAAAAAAGGATCAAAAGTTACTATCTCCCTTCTCAGGCGAGGCAACAGCGAATTACTCGATTATGATATCATCAGGGATAAAATTCCTATTTACAGCATTGACGCTACGTATAAGGTAAGTGAAGATATCGGATATATCAAAGTAAACCGGTTCTCAATGACCACAATGGATGAGTTCACAAAAGCCTTATCTGAACTTAAGAAGGAGAATGTGAAGAACCTCATCCTCGATCTTACAGGCAATGGCGGGGGATACCTCGAAGTAGCCATTAAGCTGGCAGATCAATTCCTTGATGCCGGAAAACTCATCCTGTATACCCAGGGAATTAACAGTCCCAAGAAGGAATATTACGCCACCCGCGAAGGCCTTTTTGAAAAGGGACACCTTGTTATTCTCATTGATGAAGGATCGGCTTCAGCCAGCGAAATTCTTTCAGGAGCCATACAGGATTGGGACAGGGGAATCATTGTTGGACGCAGATCATACGGAAAAGGATTGGTACAAAAACCGTTATTGCTTCCAGATCAGTCAATGATCCGGCTGACGGTTGCAAAATATTATACTCCCACCGGAAGGTTGATTCAGAAACCTTACAATATGAGCAGGGACGATTACGAGAAGGACCTTATTAACAGGTACAACAAAGGTGAACTGGCTCATAAGGACAGCATTCATTTTGCTGATTCACTCAAATATTATACACTTAAGAATACAAGGCTTGTATATGGTGGCGGCGGCATTATGCCTGATTACTTTGTTTCAATCGATACAAGTCATTACACCGATTACTACCAGCAGTTGGTAAGGAAAAGAGTCATTGATCAGTTTGTTCTTGAGTATGTCGATATTAATCGCCGTAACCTCATATCAAAATATAAGGATATTGAAAGCTTCAAAAACTATTTTGAAATTGATCAGCCATTATTCGACAATTTCATAAAGTTCGGAACGGATAAGGGTATTGCCTTTAATGAGAAAGATTTCCAGCTTTCAAAAGAACAGTTAGCTGCATTGATTAAAGCCTACATGGCCAGGGATTTGTGGACCAACAGCGAATTTTACGAAGTCATTAATGACACTGAGCCGAAATTTCAGACTGCAGTCACCATACTTAAAAACTGGGACAAATATGAAGCTATGCTTTTAAACAAGAAGTAG
- a CDS encoding UDP-glucose/GDP-mannose dehydrogenase family protein, whose product MKTLIIGTGYVGLVTGTCFAETGIEVVCIDIDKDKIAKLNQGIIPIFEPGLEAMVSKNIEKKRLFFDTTIEHNLQDVEAVFIAVGTPPGEDGSADLTYVLNAARDIGRYMDSYLVVVTKSTVPMGTSGKVKQAIRSELDKRNVNIPFDVASNPEFLKEGAAIEDFLKPDRIILGVESDKAAKILNRLYHPFILNGHPIITMDIASAEITKYAANCMLATKISFMNDLANLCEIVGADINHVRKGIGSDPRIGGKFLYAGIGFGGSCFPKDVKALIKTADDIGYSLDIVKSVEKVNNRQKLVMFHKILNHFNGDIKGKLFGIWGLSFKPNTDDVRESSSIRIIEKLLEAGAKVKAYDPVAMEEAKKILGDRIEFGHDIYDVLIDANGLLMATEWSEFRVPNFKLLSRIMKDKIIFDGRNIYDPLEVEENGFAYYGIGRHQTHKIS is encoded by the coding sequence ATGAAAACACTCATAATCGGAACAGGTTACGTTGGTTTGGTTACCGGGACGTGCTTTGCTGAAACAGGGATTGAGGTTGTATGCATTGATATTGACAAAGATAAGATCGCAAAACTGAACCAGGGCATTATTCCGATTTTTGAACCAGGACTTGAGGCCATGGTGAGCAAAAACATTGAAAAAAAGAGATTGTTTTTTGATACCACAATTGAGCATAACCTCCAGGATGTGGAAGCTGTTTTCATTGCGGTGGGCACCCCGCCGGGCGAAGACGGAAGCGCTGATCTGACGTATGTTCTGAATGCCGCCAGGGATATTGGCCGTTATATGGATTCTTACCTTGTGGTTGTAACTAAAAGTACTGTTCCGATGGGAACATCCGGCAAGGTTAAACAGGCCATCCGGTCAGAACTCGACAAACGCAATGTAAATATTCCTTTCGATGTGGCCTCAAATCCGGAATTCCTTAAAGAAGGAGCCGCTATCGAAGATTTTCTGAAACCCGACAGGATCATTCTTGGTGTGGAATCTGACAAAGCTGCTAAAATTCTGAACCGGCTTTACCATCCCTTTATTCTGAACGGCCATCCGATAATCACCATGGATATCGCCTCGGCAGAAATAACCAAATATGCCGCCAATTGTATGCTGGCCACCAAGATCAGTTTCATGAACGACCTGGCCAACCTGTGTGAAATTGTAGGAGCCGATATAAATCACGTGAGAAAAGGCATTGGCAGCGATCCACGGATCGGGGGAAAATTCCTTTATGCCGGGATTGGTTTCGGAGGATCGTGTTTTCCAAAGGATGTGAAAGCCCTCATTAAAACCGCCGATGATATCGGGTACTCTCTTGACATCGTCAAATCGGTAGAGAAGGTAAACAACCGGCAGAAACTGGTTATGTTTCATAAAATATTGAATCACTTCAACGGAGATATCAAGGGTAAGCTTTTCGGTATTTGGGGTCTTTCGTTCAAACCCAATACGGATGATGTAAGAGAATCTTCATCCATCCGGATTATTGAGAAACTCCTTGAAGCAGGAGCAAAAGTTAAAGCATATGACCCTGTGGCCATGGAAGAAGCAAAGAAAATTCTCGGTGACCGTATTGAATTCGGACATGATATATATGATGTACTGATTGATGCCAATGGATTGCTGATGGCAACTGAATGGTCGGAATTCCGGGTGCCCAACTTCAAACTGCTTTCCCGCATTATGAAAGATAAAATCATTTTTGACGGCCGGAATATTTATGACCCGCTTGAAGTGGAAGAAAACGGATTTGCTTATTACGGAATAGGACGTCATCAAACTCACAAAATCTCATGA